The genomic window TCGAGGGTTTCGACACCGGGGTTCCGGGAACAATGCCGTAAGGCGCCGGCACTAACAGCCGTGCCTGTTGATAAGGGCGCATTGAATTCGGGCTCCCCTTTCTCCGTCCAGGACATGCCGGTTTCCTTGAAAAGGATGCAGCATCCCGTTTTTTTCTTTCAAACCAATCCCCTCCGCCCCTTCGATCCGCGAATCAGCCAAGCCCCTTATCGATCCACACCTTTTTTGTGACGGCGGTGAAATTCCCGTGCATGGTGCCGGGAAAGCCGCGGGACCGTGCGGTACGGCCCCTTTCATCGAGGACCTTCCGGCCGCGATGCCCCCTCCATTTTCTCCAGCTTGGCCAACACCCTTCGCTTCCGGTACATCATCCGGGCCGCCTCCGCCACTTCCTCCACCGCGGACTGATTGATCCAGGCGCCGAAAATCGCCCCTGCCACGGGAACCATCTGGAACAGCTTCTTCCACCCCCATTGATCCCCGTAGTTCATGATCACTTCCCGCCACCCCTCCAGCAGGGAGACCGATTCCCGCATCCTCTCCCCCGTTTCCCAGGAGGAAAGGCGGCTTAGGATCGCCCGTTTTCCGACGATGTCCGAGGAAGAAAACTGGAGACAATAGACGGCAAAGGCGCGCTCCGACGGAATCCGGGGATCATACCCGTAAACCAGGGCCATCTCCTGGATCACCTTGAGACTGGTGCCGAGCAGCAGCGGAATGTCCGCCGCCAGGGTGAACAGGCCGCCCAGCCCGGTGACCGCCCCCTGGTACCGGGCAAAGCGCACATGGGAAGCCTTGATCTCCTCGGATGCCCGGTTCAAGCAGGCCAAGGGAAGATCGGCGGCCTTTTCCGGGGTCAAAAACGCCCCCGGACGCCCCGCCGTCTCCGCCAGTCGCCGCATCACCGGCGCCTCATCGATCAGGTACTGTCCGCCGGTCTGTATGTAATTTCCCAACTCGTCCAACAATTGGCCGATCCGGTCGTGAACGGCCTTCGGCATCATCCGGTCCAGCAGCGCAAAGGGAAGTCTGCCCAGCCTCTCCCAAAACCAGAGATCCCGCTGGTCCTCTTCCCATTCCTCGATGCGCCTCAGCTCCTCCTTCAGCGACTCGACGGTATCCTCCATCCACCGGTCGTTCACCACTGAACCCTTCCCTCCCGCTTTTTCCCATCCGCCCGCCGGATGTCTTCTCCGACGATTATACCAATGGTTCGGCCCGTCATCGGCAAAAAGGCACGTTTGACAAAAAGTGTATAACGTAATAAAATGTTTTTACGATGAGCTCGATTGAGATGGAGGTGGACCCGGATGAATCACGAACTTCCGGAAACCCATGTCGTACGATCCCCCGAACAGGCCGCCGCACTTTTGAACCCCCTCCGCGCCGAAATATTGGCCATCGTAAGGGAACCCGCCTCCGCCGCGGAAGTGGCGCGAAAGATCGGCGATACGCCCCAGCGCATCAACTACCACCTGAAATCGCTGGAAAAGGTCGGCCTCGTCCGCCGCGTGGGAACGCGGCAGGTGCGCAACCTGGTGGAAGTCCTGTACCAGGCGATCGCCAAATCCTTTCTCCTGTCGGAGGCCGTGGGGCTGAATCCCGAAACTTCGGAACGGATCAAGGAACAGGGAGCCCTCGCCCATCTGATCACCCTGTCGGATCGGATCCGGCGGGACGCGCTCCTTTTGATGGAACGATCGGAGGAGAACAAGGGGCAAATCCCCAGCGCCTCCCTGCAGATGAAGGTGCACCTGGATTCCGAAGAGCGGCGCCGCGCGTTCCTGCGGGACTACGCCGCCATGCTGGAGGAATTGGTCAACCGATACGGAGCCGCCGGGGAAGGCGATGAAAACGCCTTCCGGGTGACGGCGGTCATCTATCCCGAAATCCCCAAAGGAGGAACACCGGAATGAACAAAAGGAAAAACCGTCACGCCCCGGGGCGCGCTCCGGAAAATCGGCCGGTCGTCATATGGAATCGGCCCGCCCCCCGCGGAAATGCCTCCCGGACCGGCAAGGCCGCGCCGAATGTGATTTCTTTTCCCGGCCCCCGCTCCGAACGGGAGGAGGCGGCGGTGACGGAATGGACGATTCCCGCCCGGCCGGGGCGGCGACCCGCCAAGATCGTCGTCATCTCCTCGGGTTTCGGCATCCCGGCGGACAGGAATCCCCAAAACCGCTGCATGGCGGCTTGACCGGCCTTTGTCAATGATGGAAAGGATGGTTTCGATGAACCACGTCCCGATCGTCGTCGAACAGACCGGACGCTTCGAACGCTCCTACGACATCTATTCCCGGTTGTTGAAGGACCGGATCGTCTTCATCGGCTCGACCATCGACGACGTCGTGGCCAACACCGTCGTCGCCCAACTCCTCTTCCTGGCCGCCGGGGACAGCCAAAAGGATATCCACCTTTACATCAACTCCCCGGGAGGATCCATCACCGCCGGCATGGCCATCTACGACACCATGCAATACATCAAGCCCGACGTCTCCACCATCTGCCTGGGCCTGGCCGCTTCGATGGGCGCCTTCCTGTTGCTCGCCGGAGCTCCCGGGAAACGGCACGCCCTTCCCAACGCGGAAGTGATGCTTCATCAGCCCTGGGGCGGCGCCAAGGGGCAGGCTTCGGACATCAAGATCCAGTCCGACCGCATCCTCAGGGACCGGGAGCGCATCTCCCGGATCATCTCCGAAAGGACCGGGCAGCCCCTGGAAAAGGTCCTGCAAGACACCGACCGGGACTTTTTCCTCACGGCGGAGGAAGCCAAAGAATACGGCATCATCGACCGGGTCATCCATGCCGGGAGGACCTGACAGGGCGAAAGCGGCCGCCATGGCCGCTTTCGTCTTCACTTTCCCTTTTTCTCCCTTTTCCGCAGACAGATGATCCGGTAACTCCCTCCGAGCAAAGCCGCCTCCTCCCGCTCCTTCACCACGGGAAGACCCTCCGCCCACGGTTCCCAGGACCGCTCAATATCGGTTCCCAGCCGGGTCACCACACGGTTCAAAAGCCGGCGAATCCCCGAAGGCCGCCGGTGGACGGGCGCAAATTTGTCGAGGATGAGGCACCGGCCGCCGGGGCGAAGAACCCGGACGGCTTCGGCAAGGGCCCGGCGGGGGTGTTCGACCACGCTGAGGATGAGGTGGAGAAACACCGCGTCGAAGGATCCCTCCGGAAAGACCAGGTTTTCCGCATTCATCCGGAGCAGGCGGATCGATGGGCGGTTTTTCGCCATAAGCTTTGCCCGTTCCAACATTTCCGGGGACAAATCCACGCCCACAACTTCCAGATCCTCCGGCACGAGGGGCAAATCCAACCCGGTCCCGACGCCGACAAAAAGCGCCCGCTCGCCGGGACGGAGACCGGCGATGGAAAGGAAACGGCGGCGGGCCCGATTCAATCCCGGCCACCGCCCGATCACCTGATCGTAGAAGGGAGCCCATCGCCGGTAAATGAGAAGATTTCGGTCGTTGTTCATCTTTTCCTCCCGATCAGGGACGAATCCGCATCAAGCGCAGGCTGTTCAGCGTTACCAGCAGCGTCGCCCCCATGTCGGCGAAGATCGCCAGCCACAGGGTCAGCCATCCCGGAAACACCAGGTAAACCGCGGCAAATTTGGTGATGAGGGAAAAGGCGATGTTCTGTTTGATGATTCGGAGGGCGGCGCGGCTCAGGCGCACCGTGAAGGGCAACTTGGAAAGGTCGTCGGCCATCAGCACGATGTCGGCCGTCTCCAGGGCGGCGTCGGTGCCGGCCCCGCCCATGGCGATTCCGGTGGTGGCCACCGCCAGGGCGGGAGCGTCGTTGATGCCGTCCCCCACCATCCCGATGCGGCGGTAGGCGTTCTCCAATTCTTTGACCGCTTCCACCTTGCCCTCCGGCAACAGTTCGGCCCGGTATTCGTCGACGCCTACGGCCCCGGCCACCGCCCGGGCCGTGGCCGCGTGGTCCCCGGTCAGCATCACCGTTTTTTCCATGCCCATCCGTTTCAATTGGGAAATCGCCTGTTTGGCGGAATCCCGGACGGCGTCCGCCAGGGCGAAAAGGGCGGCCACTTCCCTTGAATCGCCCAGCAGGACGGCGGTTCTCCCCCGCCTCTGCTGATTCTCCAGGACCGGCCGGATCCCTTCCATCGGCGCCCCCATCTCTTCAAACAGCCGCGGACTGCCGATCCAATAGGTTTTCCCGTCCACCACGGCCCGGGCCCCGAGGCCCGGGATGGCTTCAAATTCGCGGGCTTCCTTGGAAGGAGCGTTTTTCTCCCGGGCGCGCTCCACGATCGCCCGGGCCAGGGGGTGCTCCGAGCGGGACTCCATCGCCGCGGCGATGGCCAGGGCCTCCAGCTCGGAAACCTCTCCGCAGGGGATGATCTCCGCGACGACGGGCTGTCCCCGGGTCAAGGTCCCGGTTTTGTCGAAGGCGATGGCCTTCAGGGAACCCAGGTTTTCCAGGTGCAGCCCCCCTTTGATCAGCACTCCGCGGTGGGCCGCATTTCCGATGGCGGAAACAACGGCCACCGGCGTGGAGACCACCAGGGCGCAGGGGCAGGCGACGATCAGCAGGGCGAGGGCGTCGTAGACGGAGGAAAGCCAGGATGCGCGAAAGACAAGGGGCGGGATCAGCGCCATGCCGAAGGCCAACAGGATGATCGCCGGCGTGTAGTACTTGGCGAACCGGTCCACGAAGGCCTGGGTCGGGGCCCGCTGCTCCTGGGCCTCCTCCACCAGCGCGATGATCCGGGCCAGGGTGGTATCCTCCGCCCGCTTGGTGACCCGGACTTCCAAAGCGCCCTCCCCGTTGATCGAACCGGCAAAGACTTCGCCGCCCGGCTCCACGGGAACCGGGACGGACTCCCCCGTGATCGCGGCCCGGTTGACGGTGGAACGGCCGGCAACCACCACCCCGTCCATGGCCAGCTTTTCTCCGGGTTTCACCCGCATGATGTCCCCGATCGCCACCTCTTCGACGGGCAGAACCCGTTCCTTTCCGCCCCGGAGGACAACGGCTTCCCTGGGGGCCCACTCCGTCAGGGATTTCAGCGAACGACGGGCCCTGTCGACGGTATAAGCCTGCAGGGTTTCGCTGACGCCGAACAGAAAAGCGACCACCGCCGCTTCCTCCCAGTAGCCGATGGCCACCGCGCCGGCGACGGCGACGGTCATCAGGGTGTTCATGTCAAACCGGAGCTTGAGAAGACCGGGAAATCCCTTCCGGGCCGTTTCCCACCCGCCGACCGCCGTCGCCAGGAGGAACAGCCCGATCGTCAGGGGAGACGGGGCGTCAAGCCCTTGCGACAGGAGGGCCAGCAGCAAAAATCCCAAAGAAAGGGCGGTCAGCCGAACCTGCCGGTTTCCGAGCCAGAAATGGGCATTCCGCTCCTCGTCTTCCCGAACCACCCGGATGTCGTCAAAGGCGCCCAGCCGGTTGATCTCGGCGGGAGAGAGCCTTTTCCCGACAATGGTGATTTTGGAGGCGCCGAAGTTGACCCGGGCATCCACCACCCCGGGGACTTGCTTCACCTTCTGCTCAAACTGAGCAGCGCAATCCGCTCAGGTAAGTCCGCTCAACCTGTAGATGTACTTCTCCTGTTGCGACAACTCCGTCACCTCCTGCTTTCCGCGTCGTGCTCCATCGCGTGCTCCATCGCGATGGCGAGAATTTGCCGGACATGTTCATCCTTCAGGGAATAAAACACCAGTTTCCCTTCCTTCCTGCTTTTGGCCAGACCCAGGTTTTTCATCAGGCGGAGGTGATGGGAAGCGGACGCAACGGTGGTCTCCAGGACATGAGCCACATCGCAGACGCACAGCTCCCCATCCTCCATCAAGGCACAGGCGATTTTCAGGCGCGTCGGATCCGCCAGCGCCTTGAACACGGGGACCAAAGGTTCCGTTTCCGGAAGCCGCTCCTTGATCCGCCGCACTTTCTCCGGGTCATGACAAAAAACCTCGCACACATCGTCCCGCTTTGAAGAGGACATGACCGCACTCCCCATTCAGGCATTTCTCAGGATAAGGATAACAAATCCCCCTCTTCACTTCAACAGTCAAATGAATGTTAGAATGAATAATGCCTGAAGGGGTGCCGGCAGTTTTTCTTCCAAATCAAATCCGCCCGGCACCCTCACAAGCCCGATTCATCCCTCTTTCAGCTTCATCCGAAGCAGTTTGTCGTCCCCCGGCCTCGGATCGCCGCGGCCGTCGGTGTTGTTGGTCAGAAGATACAGATATCCGTCCCGGATCGCCACGTCGCGCACCCGACCCAGGCCTTCCAGAAAAACCTCCGACGTCCGCCGCTTCACATCGAAAACCCGGACCTGTTCGCCCCGCAGGCACGCCACATACACCTTTTCCCCCGAAACGGCCAGCCCGGAGGGGGCCCAGGTATCGGAGCCGGAGTGGAACAGGGGGCGCTCCATCCCCTTCCGTCCCTGATCCCCGATGATCTCCGGCCAGCCGTAGTTTTTTCCCGGCTTGATCCGGTTGATCTCATCGTGCCCCGAGGGCATCCCCGACGGGCCGTGCTCGGAAGCGTACAGCACCCCGTCATCGGACCAATCCAGCCCCTGGGGATTGCGATGTCCCCAGGAATAAACCGGCGAGCCGGGGAACGGGTTGTCCGCGGGAACGGTACCGTCCAGCTTGAGCCGCAGGATTTTCCCCCCGAGGCTGCGCGGCTCCTGGGCGCTCTCCTCGTCTCCCGCATCGCCTGTGGTGATGTAGAGGCGTTCATCCGGCCCCACCCGGAGGCGGCCGCCGTTGTGAATCGCACCCCCGGGAATCCCTTCGAGAAGGGAACGGACTTCCCTCCACCCCCGGTCGGTCTCCTCAAGCAGAACCACCCGGTTGAGGAGGCGATTCCCCTCGCGGTAGGTGTGATAGGCGTAGGCCCGCCGGGTTTTCTCGAAATCCGGGGCCAAAGCCATTCCCAAAAATCCGCCCTCCCCCTCCTGGACCACCGGACGCGAAAGGGAAAGGGGCTGGCGTTCCTTTTTGCCGCCGCGGACCTTGACGATACTGCCTTCCCTTTCGGTGATGTAGATATCCTCGCCCGCAAACTCGATCTCCCAGGGAGTCGCCAACCCTTCGGCCACGGTTTCGACGGAAGGCGAACCGCCTTCTCCCTTGCCCTCCCCCGGACTTGGCTGCGTCCCCTTGTCCCCGGGAGAGGAGCACGCCGCCATAAAAGAAAACAAGAGAGCCAACAGCACCCTCCTGTTCCAATGCCCCAGCATTTCCATGCACCGCCCCGGATTGTATTCGCTTTCCAGCGGGGATCGGATCAGCCGTGAACCTTTTCCGCCAAGTAGCGGCCTTCGATTTCCAGGTAGAGAATGTTCAAATCACTGATCCGGCTGGACAAGTCATTCATCTCGTCGATCAGGGAGTAGAAGGTTTCATCGTCCTCCGCCTGTTTCAGCTCCTCGTAACAGGCCATGTACCGCTTTTCAAAGGCCTTGACCTGAGCCGGAATCTGGGCCGCCATCTCCTGATAGCGAGCCGCCAATTCCGCCCTTTCCGCATCCGTCAAGCGGTCGGGATCGGCGCGGAGGACCAGGCGGCGGATATTGAGGCGGGGGTCAAAGCGCCATTCGTAGATGGAATCTGCCATATCTTTTCCTCCGGATGCACGTTTTCTAAGACGATGATAAGGGAAAAGGGCCCGATTGGCAAACGGAGGAATCAGGCAATCAACGCCGCCGGACCAGGGATTTGCTTTCGAGATGATGCAGCCGTTGGTCGACAAAGGAGCGGTATTCCGGGAGGAGATAAGGAAGCATCGCTTTCAACACGTCGATCCCGTCCTGCACCCGGCCCGCCTCTTCCAGGGCTTGCACGTAGTCCAGCCCGGCAAAGGGAGTGGCGAAGGTGGGCACCCAGAACTTCCGGCAGAAATCGATCACTTCATCGCGCAATCCCCGCTGGCGCATTTTGGCGGTCGACGTCATCACCGCCACTTCTTCCTCGTAACTCGGGGGCTCCTTCTCCCCTCGCATGCCGCGGGTGACTTCCACCGCCGCTTCAAACCACCGGAGGGCTTCCGGGATTTGGTCCTTCTCCAAATGAAGCCGTCCCAGCTCCAATTGCGGCCAAAAGGCCCCCGCAATCTCCGCAAAGGGCTCAAGCGCGGGCACCGGATCCTCCTTCTTTTCCTGATACAGCTCCACCAACCAGCGCAAGGCCATCTCCTGATTGGGCTCCAGGCTGAGTCCCTGCCTCAGCGCGGAAAGGGCCCCCTCCCGGTCGCCGCGGCGGGAATACACCCGGGCGAGAAACGTGTGGGCGACTCCCCGCTTGGGGTACTTTTCGATACATTCCAACAACAGTTTTTCCGCCCCGACGTCATCCCCCTTGCGAAGGAGCACCGCCGCCTTCAACACAAGGGTCCCCTCGTCGCGCCGATACAGTTCCAGCAGACGGTCCGCCCCTTTTTCCGCCTCTTCGATAAAACCGTCCCGAAAAATTTGAACCACAAATTCGTAGAGCTCCTGGGGGTTGTCCCATTCGGCTTTCAGATTTTCCGGAATCACATGATTTCGAAACTCTTCCCGGTCAAACCAGATGGGCCGCCCAAGACTGTCAAACAATGGAACCTTCGCTTTCACGCCCCCATCCTCCAATCGATTGGATGGAATTTTGTCCCTACTGAATGAGTGCTTATTCAACTCCATTATAACAAAAGAGCCGATATTGGAGTCAGAAAAAAATTTAACTGATTTCTAAATAATTCATTCATTCCAGACCCCGTTTCGTATCCTCCTCCCGTGCGCCCGCAACCGGTCTTTGTCGACGTAGAGGTAAAGAAAACAGGAAAGAGGGCCGAGGGGAGTAAAGACGGTCCGCACCACGCGCTCGTACGTGTTCCGCGGATCGCCCGGCCCGTAAAAATCCTCCAAACGGTCGATGCGCTTCAGCCGATCCCGGTCAACGCGATAAACTTCGCCACGGACGATCCCCCTGCCCGGAATCATGGCGGGATAGCCCAGTCCCGTATCGTAGAGCAGCCCCCGTGTCCACGCCCGATCCGCCACGAGCGGCGCTCCTTCGAGAAAGTGATGATATTTTCGCCCGGCGCGCAAACTCCCGTAAACA from Planifilum fulgidum includes these protein-coding regions:
- a CDS encoding EcsC family protein; translated protein: MEDTVESLKEELRRIEEWEEDQRDLWFWERLGRLPFALLDRMMPKAVHDRIGQLLDELGNYIQTGGQYLIDEAPVMRRLAETAGRPGAFLTPEKAADLPLACLNRASEEIKASHVRFARYQGAVTGLGGLFTLAADIPLLLGTSLKVIQEMALVYGYDPRIPSERAFAVYCLQFSSSDIVGKRAILSRLSSWETGERMRESVSLLEGWREVIMNYGDQWGWKKLFQMVPVAGAIFGAWINQSAVEEVAEAARMMYRKRRVLAKLEKMEGASRPEGPR
- a CDS encoding PQQ-dependent sugar dehydrogenase yields the protein MLLALLFSFMAACSSPGDKGTQPSPGEGKGEGGSPSVETVAEGLATPWEIEFAGEDIYITEREGSIVKVRGGKKERQPLSLSRPVVQEGEGGFLGMALAPDFEKTRRAYAYHTYREGNRLLNRVVLLEETDRGWREVRSLLEGIPGGAIHNGGRLRVGPDERLYITTGDAGDEESAQEPRSLGGKILRLKLDGTVPADNPFPGSPVYSWGHRNPQGLDWSDDGVLYASEHGPSGMPSGHDEINRIKPGKNYGWPEIIGDQGRKGMERPLFHSGSDTWAPSGLAVSGEKVYVACLRGEQVRVFDVKRRTSEVFLEGLGRVRDVAIRDGYLYLLTNNTDGRGDPRPGDDKLLRMKLKEG
- a CDS encoding heavy metal translocating P-type ATPase; the encoded protein is MTELSQQEKYIYRLSGLTUADCAAQFEQKVKQVPGVVDARVNFGASKITIVGKRLSPAEINRLGAFDDIRVVREDEERNAHFWLGNRQVRLTALSLGFLLLALLSQGLDAPSPLTIGLFLLATAVGGWETARKGFPGLLKLRFDMNTLMTVAVAGAVAIGYWEEAAVVAFLFGVSETLQAYTVDRARRSLKSLTEWAPREAVVLRGGKERVLPVEEVAIGDIMRVKPGEKLAMDGVVVAGRSTVNRAAITGESVPVPVEPGGEVFAGSINGEGALEVRVTKRAEDTTLARIIALVEEAQEQRAPTQAFVDRFAKYYTPAIILLAFGMALIPPLVFRASWLSSVYDALALLIVACPCALVVSTPVAVVSAIGNAAHRGVLIKGGLHLENLGSLKAIAFDKTGTLTRGQPVVAEIIPCGEVSELEALAIAAAMESRSEHPLARAIVERAREKNAPSKEAREFEAIPGLGARAVVDGKTYWIGSPRLFEEMGAPMEGIRPVLENQQRRGRTAVLLGDSREVAALFALADAVRDSAKQAISQLKRMGMEKTVMLTGDHAATARAVAGAVGVDEYRAELLPEGKVEAVKELENAYRRIGMVGDGINDAPALAVATTGIAMGGAGTDAALETADIVLMADDLSKLPFTVRLSRAALRIIKQNIAFSLITKFAAVYLVFPGWLTLWLAIFADMGATLLVTLNSLRLMRIRP
- the clpP gene encoding ATP-dependent Clp endopeptidase proteolytic subunit ClpP, producing the protein MNHVPIVVEQTGRFERSYDIYSRLLKDRIVFIGSTIDDVVANTVVAQLLFLAAGDSQKDIHLYINSPGGSITAGMAIYDTMQYIKPDVSTICLGLAASMGAFLLLAGAPGKRHALPNAEVMLHQPWGGAKGQASDIKIQSDRILRDRERISRIISERTGQPLEKVLQDTDRDFFLTAEEAKEYGIIDRVIHAGRT
- a CDS encoding class I SAM-dependent methyltransferase, yielding MNNDRNLLIYRRWAPFYDQVIGRWPGLNRARRRFLSIAGLRPGERALFVGVGTGLDLPLVPEDLEVVGVDLSPEMLERAKLMAKNRPSIRLLRMNAENLVFPEGSFDAVFLHLILSVVEHPRRALAEAVRVLRPGGRCLILDKFAPVHRRPSGIRRLLNRVVTRLGTDIERSWEPWAEGLPVVKEREEAALLGGSYRIICLRKREKKGK
- a CDS encoding helix-turn-helix domain-containing protein, translating into MNHELPETHVVRSPEQAAALLNPLRAEILAIVREPASAAEVARKIGDTPQRINYHLKSLEKVGLVRRVGTRQVRNLVEVLYQAIAKSFLLSEAVGLNPETSERIKEQGALAHLITLSDRIRRDALLLMERSEENKGQIPSASLQMKVHLDSEERRRAFLRDYAAMLEELVNRYGAAGEGDENAFRVTAVIYPEIPKGGTPE
- a CDS encoding tetratricopeptide repeat protein, which gives rise to MKAKVPLFDSLGRPIWFDREEFRNHVIPENLKAEWDNPQELYEFVVQIFRDGFIEEAEKGADRLLELYRRDEGTLVLKAAVLLRKGDDVGAEKLLLECIEKYPKRGVAHTFLARVYSRRGDREGALSALRQGLSLEPNQEMALRWLVELYQEKKEDPVPALEPFAEIAGAFWPQLELGRLHLEKDQIPEALRWFEAAVEVTRGMRGEKEPPSYEEEVAVMTSTAKMRQRGLRDEVIDFCRKFWVPTFATPFAGLDYVQALEEAGRVQDGIDVLKAMLPYLLPEYRSFVDQRLHHLESKSLVRRR
- a CDS encoding gamma-glutamylcyclotransferase family protein, translating into MNLFVYGSLRAGRKYHHFLEGAPLVADRAWTRGLLYDTGLGYPAMIPGRGIVRGEVYRVDRDRLKRIDRLEDFYGPGDPRNTYERVVRTVFTPLGPLSCFLYLYVDKDRLRAHGRRIRNGVWNE
- a CDS encoding ArsR/SmtB family transcription factor — protein: MSSSKRDDVCEVFCHDPEKVRRIKERLPETEPLVPVFKALADPTRLKIACALMEDGELCVCDVAHVLETTVASASHHLRLMKNLGLAKSRKEGKLVFYSLKDEHVRQILAIAMEHAMEHDAESRR